The genomic region AGCTGTTGAAACAGATCGGCGCTCCGCACGAGCGCACTGCCGGCGAAGTGGCGATCGCCTGGGTCTTGCGTCACCCGGCCGTAACCGGCGCAATCGTTGGCGCGCGACGGCCTGGTCAGCTCAAGGAGCTGGTCGGGGCCGCGGATTGGCGCTTGACGCCGGACGCGGTGGCCACGATCGACACGTTCCTGATGGCGAAGCCTGGCTAGGCCGCGGACGCCGCCCGACGGAAAGTGCTGCTAGACTATTGTGGCGCAGGAGTCCGTGATAGCATCGCTCAAGGGTTTGTAGCAGTGAAACAGGACGGCCTTGCGCGTCGACCGCGATGCGGATTTTCGTGCTGAAACCGCCGTACGACCAGAATCGCCTTTTTTGCCAGGCAACAGCTTCTCGATCTTCGCCCAATCGCCGTCGCCGATGTCGTGCCGCCGCATCACCACCCTCCATGAATAAACAGGATGGCAAGGCCTAACCCAAATCACCAAGATCAATGTCAACACGACCTAGAGCGGGCGAGATTTGGGTTTCACCACGGAGGGAAGAGAGTTATTGCACCGCGAAACACGCGAAATGACGCGAAACGTCGCTGTGAAACTTAAGTATACAAATCAATGTTGAAGCGCTCCAAACTCTGTTTTTCGCATCATTTCGCGTGTTTCGCGGTTAAATCCTCCGTCTCCGTGTTCGCCGTGCCTCTGTGGTGAATCTTCGGTTCCCTCGTTTTTTCGGTTGGCGCGCGGTTTCTTCGCGCAAATCGATTTGCCCATCCGCCCTTCCGGCCTATCTCGGGTCCGCGGCCCTGAATTCTTTTGAAGGCGCGTTCGGAGCGAAACAGAGTTGAACTAGGGCCATCTTTGGCGGCTAGTTCACCTGTCTTGGAACAGCGGCGATGCAACGAATCTTTTCGGCGGTCGTGATTTGTGCGTTCTTCTCCATGATCCCGACGGCGCATGGCGGCATGTCGTACCTCACGTTGACCGGGCGGATTTACGATCTCTCGTCGTCGCATCCGAACATGGAGCCGGCCGTCAGCGGTATCGAGACGGGCATCGTCATGCCAGACTTGGGCGATGATCTGCGACCCGAGTTCAATCCCGCCACGACGGCGCTCTCGGTCACGAATGCCACGGACTTCCATGATTGGTTCCATGACACTCCGGCCAACATGAGCGATGGCTTTTTGATCGACCTGCTGCAGTCGTCCCCCGGCGCGTATTCTTTTGCGCCGACGGACTTCTACCCGATCGACGACATGTTGTTGGGCAACGAAGGCAATCCGCACAACTACCATTTCGCCGTCGCTGTCAGTATGCCGTTTATCTATTTCCCAGGTTCT from Planctomycetia bacterium harbors:
- a CDS encoding fibro-slime domain-containing protein — its product is MQRIFSAVVICAFFSMIPTAHGGMSYLTLTGRIYDLSSSHPNMEPAVSGIETGIVMPDLGDDLRPEFNPATTALSVTNATDFHDWFHDTPANMSDGFLIDLLQSSPGAYSFAPTDFYPIDDMLLGNEGNPHNYHFAVAVSMPFIYFPGSHFNVAADDDLWIFVDNELALDLGGVHPGATGAIDFDTLGLTPGESYDLQMFFAERHMNGSSLGIDTNLGVPEPSTWALAAVGLAAAGLKYRKRRQH